A genomic segment from Tuwongella immobilis encodes:
- a CDS encoding type II and III secretion system protein family protein → MHRLMHTLRRLAWGLAGLGGMVLTTQAYSQAPDAAAPAPRPAAMAKTDRTGAIIVPQQGSIRLQMKTQALIRDVFNERENVVTVLPDATNPAAVVIFGRQIGLSRITLTDTKGVSETYEVVVQPDIELLRKLLQQSVPTANVQVIPGLGNTVILTGNVAHTNDVDVITRVAGSVLGGGQGSIINAMTVGGVAQVQLDVTVAAVNRTEARRRGFAFGIQDGTSATYSILGGLGGPAPGPLTPGSDANLGTIFNLGTTSIQAFLQALKTEGLTKILAEPKLVTHSGRPARFLAGGRQAVPSQTSGFGGGSPGITYEDVGTELQFLPVVYGNGKIYLEVEPRIRQTSQAFGTSGPFGPAPGFSEQSVRTSVLLEPGQTFAIGGLIQTTTQSQATRVPLLGELPFVGTLFSQTTTDEQEQEVIVLVTPRLVDALDCGQLTKRLPGRETRSPSDYEFFLETLLETPRGPRSVFENRRYKAAWKNDPTAAYYPCGPNGNCGTADPLTGASNCANGTCAPAAMNYPTAVGAAPSIGGNPGAATVSVPNVAPPTATPVSLPNAYDPSLVPGSRTMDLPNLPNGN, encoded by the coding sequence ATGCACCGACTCATGCACACGCTGCGTCGTCTGGCCTGGGGGCTGGCTGGACTCGGCGGGATGGTCCTGACGACCCAAGCGTATAGCCAGGCACCCGATGCGGCGGCTCCGGCTCCGCGACCGGCAGCGATGGCCAAGACCGATCGAACGGGAGCGATTATCGTTCCGCAACAAGGTTCGATTCGGCTGCAAATGAAGACGCAAGCGCTGATTCGCGACGTCTTTAACGAACGAGAAAACGTGGTCACGGTGCTGCCCGATGCGACCAACCCGGCAGCGGTAGTGATCTTCGGTCGGCAGATCGGGTTGAGCCGAATCACCCTGACCGATACCAAGGGCGTTTCGGAAACCTACGAAGTGGTGGTGCAGCCCGATATCGAATTGTTGCGAAAATTGTTGCAACAATCCGTGCCCACTGCGAATGTTCAAGTGATTCCCGGGCTGGGGAACACGGTCATTCTGACGGGGAATGTGGCCCACACCAATGATGTGGATGTCATTACCCGAGTGGCCGGCAGTGTGTTGGGTGGCGGCCAAGGCTCGATCATCAATGCGATGACGGTCGGCGGGGTGGCCCAAGTGCAGTTGGATGTGACGGTGGCTGCGGTCAACCGCACCGAAGCACGCCGACGCGGCTTTGCCTTCGGGATTCAAGACGGCACCTCCGCCACCTACAGCATTCTGGGTGGGTTGGGCGGCCCGGCCCCTGGTCCGCTGACTCCGGGTTCGGATGCGAACTTGGGAACGATCTTCAATCTGGGAACGACGAGCATTCAGGCGTTCTTGCAAGCGTTGAAGACGGAAGGGTTGACCAAGATTTTGGCGGAACCGAAACTGGTGACGCACAGCGGTCGCCCGGCTCGATTCCTGGCGGGTGGTCGGCAAGCGGTTCCTTCGCAAACGTCGGGCTTCGGCGGTGGTTCGCCGGGGATCACGTATGAAGACGTCGGCACGGAATTGCAGTTCTTGCCGGTGGTGTACGGGAATGGCAAAATTTACTTGGAAGTGGAGCCGCGGATTCGCCAAACGAGCCAAGCATTCGGGACCTCCGGCCCATTCGGCCCCGCTCCCGGCTTCTCGGAACAATCCGTGCGAACCTCGGTGTTGTTGGAACCGGGCCAAACCTTCGCGATCGGTGGCCTGATCCAGACAACCACCCAATCGCAAGCGACTCGCGTTCCATTGTTGGGGGAACTGCCGTTCGTGGGGACGCTGTTTAGCCAAACCACGACCGATGAACAAGAACAAGAAGTCATCGTGTTGGTGACGCCCCGACTGGTGGACGCCTTGGATTGCGGTCAATTGACCAAACGGTTGCCGGGCCGAGAAACGCGATCGCCCAGCGACTATGAATTTTTCTTAGAAACGCTGTTGGAAACGCCGCGTGGGCCGCGAAGTGTGTTTGAAAATCGCCGCTACAAGGCCGCGTGGAAGAATGACCCCACCGCAGCGTATTACCCCTGCGGTCCGAATGGGAACTGCGGCACGGCCGATCCGCTGACGGGTGCGAGCAACTGTGCCAACGGCACCTGTGCCCCGGCGGCAATGAACTATCCGACGGCGGTGGGTGCAGCACCCTCCATCGGCGGAAACCCCGGAGCGGCAACGGTTTCGGTGCCGAACGTGGCACCGCCCACCGCGACCCCGGTGAGTCTGCCCAATGCGTATGATCCGTCGCTGGTCCCTGGTTCACGAACGATGGATCTGCCGAATCTACCGAACGGGAATTGA
- the cpaB gene encoding Flp pilus assembly protein CpaB: MKQKNVVLLIVSIGIALVAAYLAANLNSRPAPVQVETEKVLAVAGNTELPVGTLLTKDRIEQSIALRDIPKEEMTPEMLTDTKQIESQRLTRTLRPNDRLTNKDVTKAGSITLPKGKQQYTLRMDAVRAVGGFVLPGAKVDIILTETLPGSNKKQASVPFRDMQVIAVDILDRTPEGGQIAIPTLQSVSIAVDPKEGQMLALAQTRGEITMMLRDPESKDTEKLPPVRSLPDDDKGMTASAELPPQIKRVEIVVARSEIPAGTQVTSENLEELFRLKSVEEPAPKNALNSMSGLNGKYLSRTLDAEQFLSEAALSNDAPKPMVAEAPKEKEPVAEKPKPKTHEITIQNGQNRRTSIYEGSANGTFRLTEKTPSDTPPDTDPPAESAPAPRPAPSDEKPRISPRAL; the protein is encoded by the coding sequence ATGAAACAGAAGAACGTCGTCCTCCTAATCGTATCGATTGGGATTGCATTGGTCGCCGCTTACCTAGCGGCCAACCTAAATTCACGGCCCGCGCCGGTTCAAGTGGAAACCGAAAAAGTGCTCGCCGTCGCTGGCAACACCGAATTGCCGGTTGGGACGCTGTTGACCAAGGATCGAATCGAACAGTCGATCGCCCTGCGAGATATTCCCAAGGAAGAAATGACCCCGGAAATGCTGACCGACACCAAACAAATCGAAAGCCAACGTCTGACGCGGACCCTGCGTCCGAACGACCGGCTGACGAATAAGGATGTCACGAAAGCCGGGAGCATCACCCTTCCCAAGGGCAAGCAGCAATACACGTTGCGAATGGATGCCGTGCGTGCGGTCGGCGGGTTCGTGTTGCCAGGGGCCAAGGTGGATATCATCCTGACCGAAACCCTGCCAGGCTCGAACAAGAAGCAAGCTTCGGTTCCGTTCCGCGATATGCAAGTGATCGCCGTCGATATTTTGGACCGCACCCCGGAAGGTGGCCAAATCGCGATTCCGACCCTGCAATCGGTGTCGATCGCAGTGGATCCAAAAGAAGGGCAGATGCTGGCGTTGGCTCAAACGCGGGGTGAAATCACCATGATGCTCCGCGACCCGGAAAGCAAAGATACCGAGAAATTGCCGCCCGTGCGCAGTCTGCCCGATGATGATAAGGGAATGACCGCCTCGGCGGAACTGCCCCCACAAATCAAGCGGGTGGAAATTGTGGTCGCCCGTTCGGAAATTCCGGCCGGCACCCAAGTGACCTCGGAAAACCTCGAAGAGTTGTTCCGGCTCAAGAGCGTTGAAGAACCCGCGCCGAAGAATGCTCTGAACAGCATGAGTGGGTTGAACGGGAAGTATCTGTCTCGCACGCTGGATGCGGAACAATTTCTGAGCGAAGCGGCGCTGAGCAACGATGCTCCCAAGCCGATGGTTGCCGAAGCTCCCAAGGAAAAAGAGCCGGTGGCAGAAAAGCCGAAGCCCAAGACACATGAAATTACGATTCAGAATGGTCAGAATCGTCGCACGAGCATTTATGAAGGGTCGGCTAACGGCACCTTCCGTCTGACGGAAAAGACGCCCAGCGACACGCCGCCTGACACCGATCCGCCTGCGGAATCGGCTCCGGCTCCTCGCCCGGCCCCGTCGGATGAAAAGCCGCGGATTTCGCCGCGAGCACTGTGA
- a CDS encoding A24 family peptidase: MSENPTTQPMDGTPATSDAAEPQFNPVRPQAMKPEPSDDLGIDREFWIKLLQIPVIGVGFTILAYLGTLAWGALASESWNLPNLGVVLVLSALMLLAAYIDGYAFKVPNWVTLSVVFSGWIIGILHDLGYQAIPGQGGFVAAFACMMLGWLLLYPVFLIGGMGEGDVKMQMGFGCWVGAFYGLNDGAYTTLMAFVVGGIIGGICGVVMIVIRGKYRQNAENVKEIAKDLQVMTTESYSKGQARAVERRSRWDRLPYGVPLCVGFLGFLAFKYFVLPA; the protein is encoded by the coding sequence ATGAGCGAAAATCCGACCACGCAGCCGATGGATGGCACCCCGGCAACTTCCGATGCCGCCGAGCCACAGTTCAATCCTGTTCGTCCCCAAGCGATGAAGCCCGAACCAAGCGACGATCTGGGGATTGATCGGGAATTTTGGATCAAGCTGCTGCAGATTCCGGTCATCGGGGTGGGATTCACCATCCTGGCGTATCTGGGAACACTCGCTTGGGGCGCGTTGGCATCCGAAAGCTGGAACCTCCCCAATCTGGGAGTGGTTCTGGTGCTTTCGGCATTGATGCTGTTGGCTGCCTATATTGACGGCTACGCCTTCAAAGTGCCCAACTGGGTCACGCTTTCGGTCGTATTCAGCGGTTGGATCATCGGCATTCTCCACGACTTGGGCTATCAGGCGATCCCGGGACAAGGGGGATTCGTCGCCGCATTCGCCTGTATGATGCTCGGTTGGCTGTTGTTGTATCCGGTCTTCCTCATCGGCGGGATGGGCGAAGGCGATGTCAAAATGCAGATGGGCTTCGGCTGCTGGGTCGGGGCATTCTACGGATTGAATGATGGTGCGTATACCACGCTGATGGCGTTTGTGGTCGGTGGCATTATCGGCGGCATCTGCGGCGTGGTCATGATCGTCATTCGCGGCAAGTATCGACAAAACGCAGAAAATGTAAAAGAAATCGCAAAAGACTTGCAAGTGATGACCACGGAAAGTTACAGTAAAGGTCAAGCTCGGGCAGTCGAACGACGTTCTCGCTGGGATCGACTCCCATACGGGGTTCCCTTGTGTGTCGGCTTTTTGGGATTCCTCGCATTTAAATATTTTGTATTACCCGCATAA
- a CDS encoding Flp family type IVb pilin, whose product MLRRLAQAFVEFVEREDGPTAVEYAVMLTFIILVCFAAVQSLGKQVRSTFQNSTLTDSLKSEE is encoded by the coding sequence ATGTTGCGCCGCTTGGCCCAAGCGTTCGTCGAATTTGTCGAACGAGAAGACGGTCCGACCGCCGTCGAATATGCCGTCATGCTGACCTTCATCATTCTGGTTTGCTTCGCGGCAGTCCAATCCTTGGGCAAACAAGTGCGTAGCACGTTCCAGAATTCGACCCTGACCGATTCGCTGAAATCGGAAGAATGA
- a CDS encoding LacI family DNA-binding transcriptional regulator, translated as MAQPRYLDIADRVEEQIRAGQWTESNFPTVRNLAREHSVSIVTASRAMQALRDRGLIQIVGRSGAYLIPPTPTKAKAWAAWLRLTPGPFEHATRSMILSAFQRHAESLGGDIRSDLFPEKGNLARTAVDTAVESLQAEGVLGVLLLPSRVSTIDTECELMLIERCQSAGIPVVLVERNLRGAQRELPCDLVSSDDFLGGVLATRHLQEQGCRRIGFVSSSPTSSHTTRMGGYLAGLIPDAASQDPPQMPVVLWQDPTQPPREAYQRLAQQALDAELDGMICYQDYTAVGLIMELMKRRVRVPEQISVVGFDNLPISEAYAVGVTTYAFPYPAIAAQALRMIEDRRTRPSVPPLHVVLRGELVVRESSNRSEREKNSQKGPQ; from the coding sequence ATGGCACAGCCTCGATATTTGGACATTGCCGATCGAGTCGAGGAACAGATTCGCGCGGGGCAGTGGACCGAATCGAATTTCCCCACCGTTCGGAATCTGGCTCGCGAGCATTCGGTTTCGATCGTGACCGCGTCCCGTGCCATGCAAGCGCTGCGGGATCGGGGATTGATTCAGATTGTGGGACGTTCCGGTGCCTATCTGATCCCACCGACTCCGACGAAAGCGAAGGCCTGGGCGGCCTGGTTGCGCTTGACCCCGGGGCCGTTTGAACACGCGACTCGGTCGATGATTCTGTCCGCGTTCCAACGCCATGCCGAGAGTTTGGGCGGCGACATCCGCAGCGATCTATTCCCCGAAAAAGGCAATCTGGCACGAACAGCCGTTGATACCGCTGTGGAATCCCTGCAAGCGGAAGGCGTGTTGGGGGTGCTGCTGTTGCCGTCGCGAGTCAGCACGATTGACACCGAGTGCGAATTGATGCTCATTGAGCGCTGCCAAAGTGCGGGCATTCCGGTGGTGTTGGTGGAACGCAACTTGCGCGGTGCCCAGCGTGAGTTGCCCTGTGATTTGGTCAGCAGCGACGACTTTTTGGGCGGCGTGCTGGCGACGCGGCATCTGCAAGAGCAGGGGTGTCGGCGAATTGGCTTTGTCAGCAGTTCGCCCACCTCCAGTCACACGACCCGCATGGGGGGCTACCTGGCGGGGTTGATCCCCGATGCCGCCAGCCAAGATCCGCCGCAAATGCCCGTTGTGTTGTGGCAAGATCCGACCCAGCCGCCCCGCGAAGCCTATCAGCGATTGGCCCAACAAGCACTGGATGCCGAACTGGATGGCATGATTTGCTATCAAGATTATACGGCTGTTGGGCTTATCATGGAACTGATGAAGCGGCGAGTTCGCGTGCCGGAACAAATCTCCGTCGTCGGGTTCGACAATCTGCCGATCAGCGAAGCCTACGCGGTGGGGGTGACCACCTATGCGTTTCCGTATCCGGCGATTGCGGCACAGGCATTGCGAATGATCGAAGATCGCCGAACTCGACCCTCGGTGCCACCGCTGCATGTGGTGCTTCGGGGGGAATTGGTGGTTCGCGAAAGCTCGAATCGAAGTGAGCGTGAGAAAAACTCGCAAAAAGGACCGCAATGA
- a CDS encoding DUF1549 and DUF1553 domain-containing protein, translating to MRRILLGGWLALGLTLCLLSQGWTNTPVSQSLPKEPPIRDSDRAHWAFQPLVNRPIPASANATAPNHPIDAWIRQALSARGIPPAPPADRLTLLRRLTLDLTGLPPTKDEAEAFLNDPDPQAYSKRVDALLASPHYGERWAQHWLDVVRFAESNGYEADTVRPYAWRYRDYIVRAFNSDKPYDQFVHEQIAGDWLAQGKSEREQLDALAAAGFHLAGPAHVVGGNSDPEELRQETLTEMVTGVSSVFLGLTVACARCHDHKFDPISQADYYRLQAFFAGTQSREIDMATEAESAAYRQERDPLMNQISKIRSQISAIDGPVTARVKVAKRAMLPEPLRLALDTSAKDRTAEQKALAKDAETLTKVAWDDIVGALTPEEKTRRVALREQLHALEAKLPPQPMKVTTVRDRDTPPPTHVLRRGEVHKKMAVVPALFPRVLSPANASLEMPEKSLNRLDLARWLTRPEHPLTARVMVNRIWQHHFGRGIVGTPNDFGTRGERPTHPELLDWLAGEFMRNGWSVKHLHRLIVTSQTYQQASRVPPSPAATQHDPDNRLLWRMNRRRLEGEAIRDSMLAASGRLNREIGGPSVRVPLEPEVYDLIFTEGEPDGLWPVTPDVRQHDRRSIYLLAKRNVRLPILEALDQPDRLLPCEARPVSTFAPQALILMNGPFATEQSLAFASRLIRESGADSARLIDLAHRHALGRPAKADEVTLLTAFLTEQTARIRQRITDKQPIARVPDCPESVDPAWAAAVVDLALAMFNRNDFVYLP from the coding sequence ATGCGGAGAATTCTCCTGGGGGGCTGGCTCGCCCTTGGCCTGACGCTTTGCCTATTATCGCAAGGCTGGACGAATACCCCGGTCTCACAATCCCTTCCCAAAGAGCCGCCAATCCGCGATTCGGATCGGGCCCACTGGGCGTTTCAACCGCTTGTCAACCGTCCCATTCCGGCATCTGCCAACGCAACGGCACCGAACCACCCCATTGATGCGTGGATTCGCCAAGCCTTATCGGCTCGCGGAATTCCCCCCGCACCTCCCGCGGATCGTCTGACGTTGCTGCGACGGTTGACCTTGGATCTGACGGGTCTGCCACCGACCAAAGACGAGGCAGAAGCGTTTCTGAATGATCCCGATCCCCAGGCGTACTCCAAACGGGTCGACGCGTTGTTGGCCAGTCCCCATTATGGGGAGCGGTGGGCCCAGCATTGGTTGGATGTCGTGCGATTCGCCGAATCCAATGGCTATGAGGCCGACACGGTTCGCCCGTATGCCTGGCGATATCGAGATTATATCGTTCGCGCCTTCAATTCGGACAAGCCATACGACCAATTTGTTCACGAGCAAATTGCCGGAGATTGGCTCGCTCAAGGCAAATCCGAACGGGAACAGCTGGATGCGCTCGCGGCGGCCGGGTTTCATCTCGCGGGGCCGGCCCATGTCGTGGGCGGCAATTCCGATCCCGAAGAACTGCGCCAGGAAACCCTTACGGAAATGGTCACCGGGGTGAGCAGCGTGTTCTTGGGGCTGACGGTCGCCTGTGCGCGCTGCCATGATCACAAATTTGATCCGATTAGTCAGGCTGATTATTATCGCCTGCAAGCCTTTTTTGCTGGCACACAATCGCGGGAAATCGACATGGCAACCGAGGCGGAAAGCGCCGCCTATCGCCAGGAACGCGACCCGTTGATGAATCAAATCTCGAAAATTCGCTCGCAGATTTCGGCGATTGATGGGCCGGTGACTGCGCGGGTGAAGGTGGCCAAACGTGCGATGCTGCCCGAGCCGCTGCGTTTGGCGTTGGATACCTCCGCGAAGGATCGCACGGCGGAACAAAAAGCCCTGGCCAAAGATGCGGAAACACTCACGAAGGTGGCCTGGGATGATATTGTCGGTGCACTCACGCCCGAAGAGAAGACCAGGCGGGTAGCATTGCGGGAACAACTGCATGCGCTGGAAGCCAAACTTCCGCCGCAACCCATGAAGGTGACAACGGTTCGGGATCGCGACACGCCGCCGCCGACGCATGTATTGCGACGCGGGGAAGTGCATAAGAAGATGGCTGTGGTGCCTGCGTTGTTTCCGCGGGTGTTGTCGCCGGCGAATGCCTCGCTGGAGATGCCCGAAAAGTCGCTCAACCGATTGGATTTGGCCCGCTGGCTGACCCGGCCTGAGCATCCGCTGACGGCGCGGGTGATGGTCAATCGCATCTGGCAGCATCATTTCGGACGTGGGATTGTCGGGACTCCGAATGATTTTGGCACGCGGGGAGAGCGGCCCACGCACCCGGAATTGCTCGACTGGCTGGCCGGGGAGTTCATGCGCAACGGCTGGAGTGTCAAGCATTTGCATCGGCTGATTGTCACTTCGCAGACCTATCAGCAGGCCAGCCGGGTGCCACCCAGTCCGGCGGCGACTCAGCACGACCCGGATAATCGCCTGTTGTGGCGCATGAATCGGCGTCGCTTGGAAGGCGAGGCGATTCGGGATTCGATGCTGGCGGCCTCGGGTCGGTTGAATCGGGAGATTGGCGGGCCATCGGTGCGGGTGCCGTTGGAGCCGGAAGTCTACGATTTGATTTTTACCGAAGGTGAGCCGGATGGGTTGTGGCCGGTCACGCCCGATGTTCGTCAGCATGATCGACGTTCGATCTATTTGCTGGCGAAGCGAAATGTTCGGCTGCCGATTTTGGAGGCACTCGATCAGCCGGATCGGCTCTTGCCCTGCGAAGCGCGACCCGTGAGCACCTTTGCCCCGCAAGCCCTGATTCTGATGAACGGCCCGTTTGCCACGGAGCAAAGTTTGGCGTTTGCCAGCCGATTGATCCGCGAGAGCGGCGCGGATTCGGCCCGACTGATCGATCTGGCCCATCGACATGCATTGGGGCGACCTGCGAAAGCGGATGAAGTGACGCTGTTGACCGCATTTCTGACCGAACAGACGGCCCGGATTCGGCAACGCATCACCGACAAGCAGCCGATTGCCCGGGTGCCCGACTGCCCGGAATCGGTCGATCCCGCTTGGGCGGCCGCTGTCGTCGATCTCGCATTGGCGATGTTCAACCGAAATGACTTTGTTTACCTGCCATGA
- a CDS encoding sigma-70 family RNA polymerase sigma factor — MRWSPTTDGSSARHAESDFVSEELDLEETTTDEESSDGLSDTGRTDDSGFEFEDPEFAGASLDPDALPMEDGIDGEVAFASGPDDALGLYLRQMGAIPLLKRNEEIELACKLESLRMRFRAGTFLTAMIGQRVVQMFEKVQAGELTFDPTVDIVASLDLKRDQILSRLPKHLPLIKDLLATEREQFQLLLANPACDNRSTLQRERIRRLRAIAKLIWELSPRTELLERWVDEVTDRADEMKRLLKWHGVEKRESEKTKLSDSIHESCTQATLLPEELLALARILQQRRRAFQKVRRKLAEANLRLVVSIAKKYRNRGLPFADLIQEGNRGLMRAVDKYEHRLGFKFGTYATWWIRQGITRALADHARTVRVPCHQIGMLAAIERVKNEMTAEHGREPTVEEIAEKLGVDAEETRSLRVVGRHPVSLHEPMGGDGERALEDFLSDHGTPTPGENVDQRLLRERIHEVLRSLAPREREVIELRFGLKDGTPRTLDEVARVYGITRERIRQIEARGLLKLRQPGRSQRLEEFTDVDVN; from the coding sequence ATGAGATGGAGCCCCACGACGGACGGGTCCTCGGCCCGTCACGCCGAATCTGATTTTGTCTCCGAAGAGCTGGATCTCGAAGAGACAACCACGGATGAGGAATCTTCCGATGGGTTGTCGGATACGGGTCGCACCGATGATTCTGGCTTTGAATTCGAAGACCCCGAATTCGCCGGAGCCAGCCTCGATCCCGATGCCCTTCCGATGGAAGATGGCATCGATGGTGAGGTTGCGTTTGCCTCGGGTCCAGACGATGCGCTCGGCCTTTATCTGCGCCAGATGGGGGCGATCCCCCTGCTGAAGCGGAATGAAGAAATCGAACTCGCTTGCAAGCTGGAATCGCTGCGCATGCGATTCCGAGCGGGCACCTTCCTGACTGCCATGATCGGGCAGCGCGTGGTGCAGATGTTCGAAAAGGTCCAAGCCGGCGAACTGACGTTCGATCCCACGGTCGATATCGTCGCCAGCCTCGACCTGAAGCGGGATCAGATTTTAAGCCGCTTGCCGAAGCACTTGCCGCTCATCAAGGATCTGCTCGCCACCGAACGCGAACAGTTCCAACTGCTGCTGGCGAACCCGGCTTGCGACAATCGCTCCACGCTGCAACGCGAACGCATTCGCCGACTGCGGGCCATTGCCAAGCTGATTTGGGAATTGTCGCCCCGCACCGAATTGCTCGAACGCTGGGTGGACGAAGTCACCGATCGCGCCGACGAAATGAAACGGCTGCTGAAGTGGCATGGCGTGGAAAAACGCGAATCGGAAAAGACCAAACTCTCCGATTCCATCCACGAATCCTGCACGCAAGCGACTCTGTTGCCCGAAGAACTGCTGGCCTTGGCCCGCATTCTGCAGCAACGCCGCCGCGCGTTCCAGAAAGTCCGCCGCAAGCTGGCCGAAGCCAACCTGCGACTCGTGGTGTCGATCGCCAAGAAGTATCGCAATCGTGGCTTGCCCTTCGCGGATCTGATCCAAGAAGGCAACCGCGGGCTGATGCGAGCGGTCGATAAGTACGAACATCGCCTGGGCTTCAAGTTCGGCACCTATGCGACGTGGTGGATTCGTCAGGGAATCACCCGTGCGTTGGCCGACCATGCCCGTACCGTCCGCGTGCCGTGCCATCAAATTGGCATGCTCGCCGCGATCGAGCGGGTCAAGAACGAAATGACCGCCGAACATGGCCGCGAGCCGACCGTGGAAGAAATCGCGGAAAAGCTCGGCGTGGATGCCGAAGAAACCCGATCGCTGCGCGTGGTGGGCCGACATCCGGTCAGCCTGCATGAGCCGATGGGTGGAGATGGGGAACGGGCGCTGGAAGATTTCCTCAGCGACCATGGCACCCCGACTCCGGGCGAAAATGTCGATCAACGCTTGCTCCGCGAACGCATCCATGAAGTGTTGCGATCGCTGGCCCCACGGGAACGCGAAGTCATCGAATTGCGGTTCGGCCTGAAAGATGGCACGCCCCGCACCCTCGACGAAGTCGCCCGTGTGTATGGCATCACCCGCGAACGGATTCGACAAATCGAAGCCCGCGGTCTGCTGAAATTGCGTCAGCCGGGCCGCAGCCAACGATTGGAAGAATTCACGGACGTGGACGTGAACTAA
- a CDS encoding DUF1559 domain-containing protein: MRNISPVRNRAFTLIELLVVIAIIAILIGLLLPAVQKVREAAARMSCQNKAKQLGLALHNHHDATGALPPGAENAVLPKPNPTGATTYINGTSWIVYCLPYIEQENLFRRYRFDLAYNSVENGTNVGSQFLTSLHCPSGANPQRYLDPNANLTTNPSTHYYGVMGPAGLTNPTNVTVNGTVYPYTVGDSTTNGSWSAHGMLSNYRDSPGSVSTKRLIRLTDVTDGLTNTLMVAERSITPPAGINDYRTWIRGNAGGSGSCKNIVNPINSTFYNGSTNFNNISFGSNHTGGCNFVLGDGSVRFVNQNIDLATYMAMGSINSGELAQLP; the protein is encoded by the coding sequence ATGCGAAACATCTCTCCGGTTCGCAATCGAGCGTTCACGCTCATTGAGCTATTGGTCGTCATTGCGATCATTGCAATTCTGATTGGGCTGTTGTTACCTGCGGTGCAAAAGGTGCGCGAAGCCGCCGCCCGCATGAGCTGTCAGAACAAGGCCAAGCAACTCGGCCTCGCCTTGCATAACCACCATGATGCCACCGGCGCGCTCCCGCCCGGAGCGGAAAATGCGGTGCTGCCCAAGCCCAATCCCACCGGCGCGACCACGTACATCAACGGAACCAGTTGGATTGTCTACTGTCTGCCGTATATCGAGCAAGAAAACCTCTTCCGTCGCTATCGTTTCGATCTCGCGTATAACAGCGTCGAAAACGGCACCAATGTCGGCAGCCAATTCTTGACCTCGCTGCATTGCCCCTCGGGTGCCAATCCGCAGCGTTATCTCGACCCCAACGCCAACCTCACCACCAACCCATCGACGCACTATTATGGGGTGATGGGTCCGGCGGGCCTGACCAACCCTACCAACGTCACCGTCAATGGCACGGTTTACCCGTATACGGTGGGTGATTCCACAACGAACGGCTCCTGGTCGGCGCACGGCATGCTCAGCAACTACCGCGATTCGCCCGGCAGTGTCAGCACCAAGCGATTGATCCGACTCACCGATGTCACCGACGGGCTGACCAACACGCTGATGGTGGCCGAGCGATCGATCACTCCGCCTGCCGGAATCAACGACTATCGGACCTGGATTCGCGGCAACGCCGGCGGAAGCGGATCGTGCAAGAACATCGTCAACCCCATCAACTCCACGTTCTACAACGGTAGCACGAACTTCAACAACATCAGCTTCGGCAGCAACCACACCGGCGGCTGCAACTTTGTGCTCGGCGATGGATCGGTGCGATTCGTCAACCAAAACATTGACCTGGCCACCTACATGGCGATGGGCAGCATCAACTCGGGCGAATTGGCTCAGTTGCCGTAA